Genomic segment of Citrus sinensis cultivar Valencia sweet orange chromosome 7, DVS_A1.0, whole genome shotgun sequence:
AAAATCCCCAAGGCTTGATCATACCCCAAAACGTTGTCGCTCTGATTCCTCTTTTCACTTGGAATGAATTACCACTTTTTGCTACCGCTTGAAGAATTGAGATTTGGAACGCCAGGATGACTCTGTGCACCGTTGGCGTTGAAGATGCTGACTGCAGCCTGTTGGCGTGATGTTGTTCGACCCTCCCGAtgctgattttgattttgaagcGAAATGTAGTGATAGAATTGCCCAATTATTGTTTCTTCGCAAAATTCTGTCGCCTCAAGGCTCAGGTTTTGCAAGTTTAGGATTTGGATTCTACAATGGAGGCCTTGGTTTGGTTCTATCGAGGTTTTGAGATTCCTCTTTACTTTTCAGTTTGTTCGTTAAGCGATTTAGGAATTGTCATCCATTTCGGGAATTTCTTTATCGGGTAATAAATTTGTCCAACGAATAATCACTCGACTTTGATTGTTGTTCCTGGTTATGTACAATTAAGCAAATCCGTGAGCTTCGGCCATCAATTTTCGTGAAAATAATCTCTGGTAAATCTGAAAAAACCAGAGTCATCGAAGAGCTACAGAGAAAATCACTTCAGTTTTTTTGTACAGTATCTTCCAAATGCCTAGGCCCCATAGAACAACAGTGTTGACTGTTGAATGAAACTCATGCACGTTAATGCAAGATGATGAGGTAGATACATTCAGAGAGGCATATTGAACGCATCAGCGTTGTCGACAGCTTAAACACAGTACTTTTCAAACGTCGTGAATGAAAACAAGCAGAGACATTAGACAAGAACACAAAATAAGATTAGGACTCCAGAACACAAAATAGAAGTTCTTGGATAACAACAATTCCACACGCAAACTCACTCCAGCAGATCCATCAAACACCACCTGATCATAAAATCTAAAgcaaatagaaacaaaaaagacCAACACTGCAACTAAAGACTTCCGTTATCATAAGACAACAAATATCAAGTTACAAGAGACATTAAAGACTCCACCATCAAGCTCAAAGGTCTCTGTATACCAGCTTTCTCAGTCATCATCATACAGAGAGAATGACCTACCCAAGCGTCAATATTCACGATCCAGATCTCGTGTTCTCTCCTTGTCACGTGACTCAGACGTTGCACGGTCGTAACGGTAATCATCTTCCTCCATCTGATCATAGCggtcattatcatcatcatggTACTGATTATAACGGTCATGATCACCATAACCCCGATGATGCTCATAGTTCTCATGGTGGTCATACCATCCACGATCATCTTCCTGGTCAGTAGGATCATAGTCCCTTTCACCATGGCGGTCTCGCTCATGTTTTGAATCAATACGATCATAGTCAGAATCCCTATCACGGGAATACCCTCGGTCACGGTCAGGGTCACCAACTTCATAATCCCTGTCCCTCTCCCTTTCACGAGTGCGATCACGATCACGCTCCTTATCACGGTCTTTTTCTCTATCACGTTCATGATCACGACCACGATCCCGGCCGCGATCACGATCACGTGTTCGGTCACGGTCACGTTCACGCCCTCggtctctctccctctctctgtCTCTAGTTCTGTCACGATCTCTATGGTGTCTATCATCTCTATGATCACGATCTCTTGGTCTGTCATGGGAGAGCTCAAGGGACTTCTCCCGTTCCCTCTCTCTATCCCTCCCCCTTTCACGGGATCTTTCCCTATCCCTAGCAGCCAAATGCTTAAGGTGTaagtttttccaaaaataaaggTCTGAGCTAAAACAATGTTTCCCAGCCCTTCAACCAAAAGGCACAAACTTTATGTGTTACCCCTCCCCTAAAAAGTTTTTGCCCAGCAATAAATATTCAATACCACCTAAAATTATGTAGAGGTATAGGAATCACAgaatgacaaagaaaatgtacCGGTCACCATGTCGATCCTCTCGTATCCTAGGCTCTGCAGACCGAGATGGTCCTCTTGAAGGCTCTTGCTCCCTGGAAAGTTATagataattgaataaaaacatGATACATTTCTCAGAAAACAACAAGAGATATAGTGTTCATCACATAAAAGGGTGTGCTGCAGAATTGCAGTGGGGTAATTACCTTCCAGAATATCTCTGGTTAACTTCTTCCCCTCCAACCCTGGTTGTTCCAAGTCCACCGCCTAGCCTGCGAGGACGCCAATTAGGGACTGTTCGACCACGCTCAACATCAACAAGCACCCTTCTGCCATCAAGCTTCCTCCCATCAGCTTGTTTATATGCAGCTGTGAGATATAGAGAAGCAAAGCTTAGAAAACACAGAATTATATTAGATCAAACCTAACATACACATGATGTTCAGGCAAACCTTTCATATCCCGAGTGTGCATGTACTCAATGAAAGCATAACCTCTGGGTTTATTTGTCTCTTTATCAGTAACCAACCGAACCTGAAAAGCTCAAtgcaaaataagaaatatgaAGCACAATTAACAAGAACTAAATCTGGTAGGAATAAAAATCCATGACCTAACACTCTGTACTTCCTCTAACTAAGTGACAAATGGTAGAAATAGTAAATCCTAACTGGCACGGCAGACAGGCACTATGCCTCATTAGCCGTGCTCACCTTTTCATCACAGGGCTTGCCATCGCGAGATGAATCACCACCATTGCAAGAGTTGCAGATTAACTGATCGTAGCAAATTTACCAATTGTGTAACAGACTACACCTCCCCTTACCAGggatatttctttttaaatgacaatagttataaattaacataggTAACACAGAAAATACCAGAACATCTTCTCAACTGCTGATACGTTTTCGATAGCCTTTAAAGccagaaataaaatttagtagCAAATAGAGCATGTACTATATCTTcaaatgaaagagaaagagatgcTAATACTCCCGACATATATTACCCAGGGCAGGAAAAAGAACAGACGGTAGTCTCCTTTTGTAGCGCGAAGAAATAAAGACCAAAAGGCACAATGCATCACTGCTCTGCTCAACTTAAGTATTTCAGCTTGGCTGTGCAGGATGAAGCACCATCTTTGGTGTTGGTTTGTAAGAAGATGGGAATAAAAATTCCATTGGTAGAAGAGTAATCTCCCCCTTACCAGGGGTTGTCTTAATATGATGAATCTTaatactaaaagaaaataCCTAAAAGGCGGATGagtacattttcttttttcttacatatttttctttggcaaaaggaatgaaaaaaaaaagtgttgaaACCCTTGTCCATGATGATTTCTAAATCCAGCTATATCAAAGTAAAATTGTCAAAGGATCAATGAAACAAAACCGCACAGTTTCACAGGCAAAGAGGCAGTCAAAGATACCTGTGCTGATATTACCAACTTACACACTCCACCATCCAgtgatatatatatgataaaaaaggGAGATGTTCAACATTCTCCCTCTCGTGATTGGCATAGAAGCTGAACAGGAAAGCCATGCAACTCTATCTACACTTACTATCCACAAAATTCTTGTAACTTCTATCCATTATTAAAATGAACTTAGCGATAGGATTGCAAAACTAATTCAAAAAGCAGATTTTTCTGTGTTTTAAGCCAGTCATAGGAATCCAACCAAACAAACATGAGCAGAACACAAACAAACTTAAACAGCTAAAACTTTATAGttctaagaaaaataagtttttattttaaaacacagaaaaattaaaaataaagacatCTTATACATAGTTTGgaaaaacttaatttataaGACTAAAATCTTTCTAGAAAGATATGCAAAGGATAAAGTGGCACACAACCTCTTACCAAACCCACTTGGGGTGCTCAAAATACCTACCCGTTTAATTGGCCCATAAGACTCAAACTCCCTTTTGATTTTACTCTCAGTTGTCTCATAACTCTGCAAGCAGAGAATTCATTAATCAGTAATCAATGCAAAAGATATTGAAAAACATGAATACAGATAAGAAGTAGAGCATTATTACTTACCAGCCTAGCAACAAACAGTGTCTTGTATGGATCTCCTGACACATTTGGGTCATTATGAGGATCATCTGCATGGAAAGGAACTTATTATTCAAAAGGAGCAAATATTTAAGAATCATTCAACTttaaaaggagaagaaaggtAACTttaaaaggagaagaaaggtAGCATTACATTTCTTAAGTTCTTCAGCAGCCTTTTCTGCACCCTTCTCAAGTCTTAACTTGTGGATTCTAGCCCTTCTTTCTACCTGAATCATCAAAACTCTATCAAGATAATAATAcacttttttttggggggggttTACAAAAGGCCTCCTAGATGATAACCGCATCTAACCAATATACCGGTAGCCGTACTTTCATGTGGCCAATACTACCCCGATAAATCACtagaaaagtaaacatttGCTTCGAATGATCTACTCAccaattatatattttcaagcaCTATAAGTAGGTTTATATACTTGCAacatttttaaacaaattactCGAAATTCTCATAACAAGTTGAAAAGATATTTGAATGGTATTGTTCTCAATGACACTATCAAACTAATGCTAGCATGGAAACATAGAACAACAAACATAAGTAGGAACAATAGTAGATGTCACATCAGACACAAAACAGCAATGCATTAAATTTGcatgaaaatggaaaaagaatcCCTTATTATTTAGCACTTAATCTAAGCAAAGATCTTACAGGAGTCTCAGCCTTCTCTACAGGTGGAGCATACAGAGGATCTCCAGGTTCAGCAAAGTGACTAACAAACTGCGCCATTCCTGGAAAGGACAAAATTTAAGCGACATGTAAACAAAATCATAATCTgccatcaaaataaaaaatacccATCACCAAAGATTTCATTAGACCTGTCAGTGGTgggcattttcttttctctggAGGTGGTTTATACTCAAGCGGAGCTCGAGGCTCAAAGAGCTTCAAGAGATTGGCTGTTAAACCGGTAGGATGGCTTTGCCCAATCTgcataattaacaaaattagaaaaacatATTCAACCACATCTGCTAATGATGAAATGAGATACAAATCACAGAACACAATAGAAGCTCATGTTAGTGGTTGTACTCACAAAGATACATCAAATCACAAGTTCATAATTCTTTCCAAAGTAAAATCAAACACTAAGACAAACAGCTTCAAAGGGCTTTCTTACATTGCCAATCACTTTGAGAATGctaacaaagagaaaaaaatatctaacattttttatattacataagTGCAATCCAATCAAATCTAAATAACTGCTTAAAGAATTACTAATAACATCGGACACTAGggagtaaaaaaataaattaaaaaaagaagagaaaacaactaaaaaaaacacacaaaagATACCAATTGCAAAAGTTGAATCCAAGAATCAAAACCTCTAAAACCATAATTATTACAGGATAAAACATCCAAACATAATACAAAgctttaggaaaaaaaatcaaaatgataaaACTAATAGATCCAAACAACCCTCGACCAGTGTAAAAAGTCCATGTAACAAAATCGTAAAGGAAAACGAACCAGCTTAAGCTGAAGGACGTTGGCGCGGTTCTGGGCCTTAGTACGGGCCTGAACGGCGGCGTTTTGGTTACGCATGAATGCATCGTTGTAGTCTCCCATGTTTACAGAGGAGATCGGGTGCCAACTAGGGTTCTGGTTACAAGCTAGGGTTTGGTGACCAGGGTTCTTAAGAAGATAATAGCATCGAGTTGGGAATTTGTTGAATTTGGATCGGGTTTTGGTAGTTCGGGTCGAGTGAATTTTTAGATGAAACAAGAGAAAAGGGACAGCTTTTGCGATAGCCTTTTATAGTCGGAGTGACTAGTGCGCGCTCCCCTCGACCTTTTCGTGCCGTATTACTGTGTTGTCCCTTCTTATGCCAAACAGTTTGATACGCTGTCGGTTCAGGGGCGCCTCTCCCTCCTGTAGTTCCACGCACACCctaattaaaagattattattaatagttaCATAGTTGTTTTTTGTGTtaccaattaaaaattaccgTGTGTTAGGTAGTCTTCATTCTATTTTTGCACCGCTTATcaataaatcataaatcatACATCAAATCACTCCCAATGAACAAACTATATGCTCTAACTCAGTATTTAtgtattattcttatttttttaaaaaatgatgcaATGGTAAACTTTTATATTGTTGTTGTCCAAATCTGATATAGTCGATTAGCGACTTAATATCAAATTTCTGCAccaacattaaatttatttggtggAGAATTGATTGACCAATCATCAAGATGCCCTATGACCACTGACGATTAACCTACGAATACCtgaaataacaaaaaacaGTCAAAGGTGCTGGAATTTTTCTGACATGAATACTCCGACgttcaaatcaatttatggGCCTTTGGGAAAAACTTGTGCCGCCACTCATGTGGATTAATAAACATTGCCTTAAAACCAAAAGTTTTTTGAGTTATTTGCAGAAAAGTAAAGTTGAGtgtaaaaaaatgaatttcttaGTGGGaggaagagagaaaagagatgCCATGGACAAGAGagacaaaacaataaaaatccAAATCCTCCGGGTAGCGCCCTACTCCCctctttttttctcccccCTTTTGTTTACTTCTTTTGCTCGCTatcctttataattttttatacttgtCTCCCTTAAATGGCCTTTGAACACAAGTAAATGTCTAGGCTTTGGTGAGGATAGTTTGGTCATTGCAATTTGCAAGTAAGATGAGTGGtggagaaaaatgcagagtgCACATAACTTTTCAGCAAATCCCttcaacaatttcatttttttgattaattaatctcttttttttttatccccaaacatatataaaattatttttgtgtaaATTAATATGGTATAATAATTAGTTGAATGAAAGCaccatatttttcatatgatttatttttattattttatattttcattcaactaacTATGTAATGCTATATCAgtttatgcaaaaataatttatataataatttgtaactATAATATCGctcaatttttcaatttatttagactAATTGAATTTCAGTAAATAAGATGAATTACGATTtgataaatatgtaaatttgaT
This window contains:
- the LOC102622406 gene encoding U1 small nuclear ribonucleoprotein 70 kDa, with the protein product MGDYNDAFMRNQNAAVQARTKAQNRANVLQLKLIGQSHPTGLTANLLKLFEPRAPLEYKPPPEKRKCPPLTGMAQFVSHFAEPGDPLYAPPVEKAETPVERRARIHKLRLEKGAEKAAEELKKYDPHNDPNVSGDPYKTLFVARLSYETTESKIKREFESYGPIKRVRLVTDKETNKPRGYAFIEYMHTRDMKAAYKQADGRKLDGRRVLVDVERGRTVPNWRPRRLGGGLGTTRVGGEEVNQRYSGREQEPSRGPSRSAEPRIREDRHGDRDRERSRERGRDREREREKSLELSHDRPRDRDHRDDRHHRDRDRTRDRERERDRGRERDRDRTRDRDRGRDRGRDHERDREKDRDKERDRDRTRERERDRDYEVGDPDRDRGYSRDRDSDYDRIDSKHERDRHGERDYDPTDQEDDRGWYDHHENYEHHRGYGDHDRYNQYHDDDNDRYDQMEEDDYRYDRATSESRDKERTRDLDREY